The DNA region GCCATTCACACCTGATATGCCTGGTTTCCCAGGAGGTCCCATTGGTCCTGGAGCTCCAGGTTCCCCAACTTTACCCTCTCCTGGAAGTCCAGGAAGGCCATGTTCACCCTTTATTCCTGGTATTCCCTGAGGGCCTATTGGCCCTGAAGAACCTTGAAGACCGGGGATCCCTGAAAGGCCACGGGGTCCTGGGGAACCAACTAGTCCAGGTTCTCCTTTGGTCCCAGGTGCACCAGATAATCCAGGAGACCCTGGTAAACCTATATGACCATGTTCTCCTTTTGGCCCAATTTGTCCACTTGGACCTTGAGGTCCTGGCAGACCTCGTTCTCCTATAAGCCCTGGCTTTCCTGGAAGTCCACTGGGGCCTTGATCTCCACGAATCCCTGGTGACCCTGATGACCCACTTGGCCCTTCCTCTCCTTTCTGACCAGGTAACCCATGCTTTCCTGGGAGACCCATGGGGCCTGGAATTCCTGGTAGACCTTGTTCACCCACTTGACCTGTCTCTCCAGGCTGTCCATCTATGCCTGGTTCACCCTTATCTCCTGGGAGTCCTGGCAGTCCAGAAGACCCTCTGTCACCTTTAAAGCCATTAAGTCCTGGTTTGCCATAGCCAGGAGCACCTGGAAAACCTGGGGGACCTTTGATCCCTGGTTCTCCTTTAGACCCCTGTGAACCAGGTATTCCAGGAAGACCATCTAAACCAGGTTTTCCAACACCATCTAACCCATGAAGCCCCTGTGGTCCTTGAGGCCCAGTTTCTCCTATTAACCCAGGTTCTCCAGGTGAGCCTTTTTCTCCTTTTGGTCCAACTGCCCCTGGAATTCCATCTAGTCCAGGTTTTCCTAGTCCTGGTACTCCTGGAGGTCCTGGTGAACCAGCATGGCCTTCTGGACCTCTCAACCCCGGTAAACCTGGCTTCCCATTTCCATTCTCACCTTTTATCCCATGTTCTCCAGGGAGACCTTGTTGTCCTTTTTGTCCTGGCTCTCCTCTAATTCCTGGGGAGCCTTTAACTCCTGGAAGGCCAGGTTTTCCATTCATGGATAAACCAGATGGTCCTGGAAGTCCTTGTGGTCCTGGTTGACCTCTGGGCCCTGGTTCACCTCTAGCACCTATTTCTCCTGTTGTTCCAGGAAGGCCCTTTACCCCCACTTTTCCAGGGAGCCCAGGAAGTCCAGGTTTTCCAATTCCAGAAAATCCCGGTGGTCCTTGAGGACCCTGTTGTCCTGGAGGACCTGGTTTTCCAACTCCTGGTTTTCCTGGCATTCCTGTTGGTCCTGAAGGGCCTCTTGGTCCAGGCTTTCCCTGTGGGCCTGGTTCTCCTTTGATTTCCATTGGTAGTTGGGGTGGCACACctaagacaaagaaaaagaatggaaaattATATGTTTAAGTTCTGTAGCTTAAATTATCTGCAGAGcagaaaaacactttttattatgtgcatgtaaataaatatgcactccattaaaatattaaaggtaAAAGTTACATTTGCACTGgatcataaaatcaaaaagtAGATTGATTTCCATAATTTTACCTCCTAAATTACATCAGAAGTACCCTAAAATTTGACTTAAAGTTCAACCAacaaattctttcatttttttctgttaagacTGGTATAAATTTTGCTTTGAATTCAAATATCACAAGTGTGAGGATATTGTAGACCTTACAGGATCTGGGGAGACCACTAAGGTTGCACCACAAGTTACAATGTTCTGAGGAACATTACTGACAGTGTGGTCTTCTCTGAAATTCTGTCTGTTCTGTGTGCCAATCCAATTAATCTTGGTGAAGTATAGAGAGGTGAAGTTTTAtgtggcagtttttttttctggaacagAAGGGACCTGACTCTTCATAGGGAGTTATACCTAAACCATTTGGGTACCAGATATTGGGGAGGCATACGAGTAGGTTGGGAAAATCTGCAATAAAAAGCCTCtccaaaatgtttaaaagcaaAGATACCCCCTTTGGGACTAATGTGCGTCTGATCCAAGCCATGGTGGTTTCAATCACTTCGTGTGATTGCGAAAGCTGGACAGTGAATAAGGAAGACCGTCAAAGAATCGATACCTTCGAGTTTTGGTGCAGATGAAGAATATTGAACATACCATGGGCCGCCAGGAGAACAAATAGGTCTGCTTTGAAGTAAGTACAACTGGAATGCTACTTAGTGGCATGGATGGCGAAACTCTCTCTTCTCATTAACTTTGAACGTGTTGTCAGTAGGGATCACTCTCTGGAAAATGACATAATGCTTGGTAAACTGGAAGGACAATGCAAGAGAGGAGAGGAAGACCCCCTACAAAATGGATTGATATAGTGGTTGCAATAATGAAGTGAAAACTGTCAAAAATTGTGAGGAAGGTGCAGGTTTGGGCAGTTTTTCATTCTGTTGTATGTAGGGTTGTTTTGTGTCAGAATCAACTCAATGGCATCTAACAACAACATAAGTAAGTTAGTTCAGAATTGTTTAAAATAGAGAATGTAGCTTATGATTTCACATAAGTGAATAGAGGGATGTTTTAATGAAGATATACAAGATAATCTTGAAGTGCACAATAGTATTTATACAAATATACAAGCTGAACTTGACATTAATTATTAGCCCAAAGtttaaaagccaaaataaaatagGCACAACATTAGAAATTGCTTACCTTAATGCACGAAGTAtcagaaatgaaacaaattagTTTTATGGTATGTAGCTGCACATAATTATAGAAATATAACATGGatggttattgcacattatttaagaaAGACAGATAAAATTGAAAATGTGGTGGATTAATTGTTAACATTAAAGAGAAATTGGAAATCATATCTCCTTTAATTAGGCGATGGGACACATCTTAG from Erpetoichthys calabaricus chromosome 14, fErpCal1.3, whole genome shotgun sequence includes:
- the col8a2 gene encoding collagen alpha-2(VIII) chain, whose protein sequence is MKNLLWAACLSLTVALASSGGYPPLPQMKYMQPMVKGPLGPPFREGKGQYYGVPPQLPMEIKGEPGPQGKPGPRGPSGPTGMPGKPGVGKPGPPGQQGPQGPPGFSGIGKPGLPGLPGKVGVKGLPGTTGEIGARGEPGPRGQPGPQGLPGPSGLSMNGKPGLPGVKGSPGIRGEPGQKGQQGLPGEHGIKGENGNGKPGLPGLRGPEGHAGSPGPPGVPGLGKPGLDGIPGAVGPKGEKGSPGEPGLIGETGPQGPQGLHGLDGVGKPGLDGLPGIPGSQGSKGEPGIKGPPGFPGAPGYGKPGLNGFKGDRGSSGLPGLPGDKGEPGIDGQPGETGQVGEQGLPGIPGPMGLPGKHGLPGQKGEEGPSGSSGSPGIRGDQGPSGLPGKPGLIGERGLPGPQGPSGQIGPKGEHGHIGLPGSPGLSGAPGTKGEPGLVGSPGPRGLSGIPGLQGSSGPIGPQGIPGIKGEHGLPGLPGEGKVGEPGAPGPMGPPGKPGISGVNGPPGPPGPPGPPGPPGVFINGEENGVAGLHLPGTVEGATVTGNGKPGKPSFGLGELSAQVLPAFTAILSTPFPPSGMPIKFDRTLYNGHNAYNPSTGVFTSPITGVYYFSYHVHVKGTNVWVALYKNNVPATYTYDEYKKGYMDQASGSAVLELKENDQVWVQMPSDQANGLYSTEYIHSSFSGFLLCPT